In a single window of the Bradyrhizobium erythrophlei genome:
- a CDS encoding ABC transporter ATP-binding protein, with product MSQTEARTAEAAASKGHVEVRNFSLSYETIDGSVEAVTDTRIHVRPGEFVSIVGPSGCGKSTLLNAVAGFLKPTTGTVTVDGELVKGPSAERGMVFQQYSLFPWKTVRENVEFGLKMRGMERSRRERAARTLLGLAGLEAFEKHYPDRLSGGMKQRVGIVRALATGPKVLLLDEPFGALDAQTRVIMQQILTNMWQRLKISVLFVTHDIDEAIFLSDRVYCMTTRPGSIKAEIPIPLERPRHQSMMMSSEFLALRRGLMSLIREESLKAMGGEINDLGMQGLNIELHGQSLADVI from the coding sequence GTGAGCCAGACCGAAGCCAGAACAGCCGAAGCCGCGGCCAGCAAAGGCCATGTCGAAGTCAGGAACTTCTCGCTAAGCTACGAGACGATCGACGGCTCGGTCGAGGCGGTCACCGATACCCGGATTCACGTGCGGCCTGGCGAATTCGTCTCGATCGTCGGACCTTCGGGTTGCGGAAAATCCACGCTGTTGAACGCGGTTGCGGGCTTCCTTAAGCCCACCACGGGCACCGTGACCGTCGATGGCGAACTGGTGAAAGGGCCAAGCGCCGAACGCGGCATGGTATTCCAGCAATATTCGCTCTTCCCCTGGAAGACCGTACGGGAAAATGTCGAATTCGGACTGAAGATGCGAGGCATGGAGCGGTCCCGGCGCGAGCGCGCGGCGCGCACGCTGCTTGGCCTCGCCGGCCTCGAGGCCTTCGAGAAGCACTATCCCGACCGGCTGTCCGGCGGCATGAAGCAGCGCGTCGGCATCGTGCGGGCGCTGGCGACCGGACCGAAAGTGCTACTGCTGGACGAACCCTTCGGCGCGCTCGATGCGCAGACGCGCGTCATCATGCAGCAGATCCTCACCAACATGTGGCAGCGTTTGAAGATCTCCGTCCTGTTCGTCACCCACGATATTGACGAGGCGATTTTCCTCTCGGATCGCGTCTACTGCATGACGACGCGGCCGGGTTCGATCAAGGCGGAGATTCCCATTCCGCTCGAGCGGCCTCGTCACCAGTCCATGATGATGTCGTCGGAGTTTTTGGCTTTGCGACGAGGGTTGATGTCGTTGATCCGGGAGGAGAGCCTAAAGGCTATGGGCGGCGAAATCAACGACCTCGGCATGCAGGGGCTCAATATCGAACTGCACGGACAGTCTCTGGCTGACGTGATCTAG
- a CDS encoding ABC transporter permease: MSSPALVRHAAEPATAIAAKETPSAAAPRQPVTIRVMAARWFRLNKDRMRATLIGAISLVAFLIAWHLLTKYRVVFFVRFTNLPSPLAVYDSFTRAIRDPKFLMHVALSCRRILLGFSLAALVAVPLGLVMGRFKLIHEVIFPVSEVIRPIPAIAWVPMAIMLWPTNEQSIVFITFLGSFFPILANTLHGMSLVDPVLVRAARCLGAREAAIFREVYFPASLPHIFTGLTVGMGVAWVSLIAAEMISGQYGIGYFTWEAYSLVQYADIALGMVAIGLLGLTSSLLIRALGRLVMPWGRT, translated from the coding sequence GTGAGCAGCCCCGCGCTCGTACGGCATGCGGCAGAGCCCGCCACGGCGATTGCGGCGAAGGAAACGCCTTCCGCCGCGGCGCCGCGTCAACCGGTCACGATCCGCGTCATGGCCGCGCGCTGGTTCCGGCTCAACAAGGACAGGATGCGGGCCACTCTGATCGGCGCGATCTCCCTGGTCGCCTTTCTGATCGCCTGGCATCTGCTGACCAAATATCGCGTGGTGTTCTTCGTACGCTTCACGAACTTGCCCTCGCCGCTCGCTGTCTACGATAGTTTTACGAGAGCGATCCGCGATCCGAAATTTTTGATGCATGTCGCGCTGAGCTGCCGCCGAATCCTTCTCGGATTCTCGCTGGCGGCGCTAGTCGCCGTACCGCTCGGCCTCGTGATGGGCCGGTTCAAGCTGATTCATGAGGTGATCTTTCCTGTTTCGGAGGTCATACGTCCGATTCCTGCCATCGCATGGGTACCGATGGCGATCATGCTGTGGCCAACCAACGAACAGAGTATCGTCTTCATCACGTTCCTCGGCTCCTTCTTCCCGATCCTGGCGAATACCCTGCACGGGATGTCGCTGGTCGATCCCGTTCTGGTGCGAGCCGCGCGGTGCCTCGGCGCCCGTGAAGCCGCGATCTTCCGCGAGGTGTACTTCCCGGCTTCGCTTCCACACATCTTCACCGGGCTCACCGTCGGCATGGGCGTGGCGTGGGTGTCGCTGATCGCAGCCGAGATGATCTCCGGGCAGTACGGCATCGGTTATTTCACTTGGGAAGCCTACTCGCTGGTCCAGTACGCCGACATCGCGCTCGGCATGGTCGCAATCGGTCTGCTCGGCCTGACATCGAGCCTTCTGATAAGAGCCCTCGGACGGCTCGTGATGCCATGGGGGCGAACGTGA
- a CDS encoding ABC transporter substrate-binding protein, translating to MVRHVPALSIAMSVASLALMLAQPAKAETVTIGIGTQDTTTNTVTTGLVIRQLHLLEKYLPTNGKYANIKFDLEWQNFTSGPPLTNAMMADKLQFGAMGDYPLIVNGFTFENNPDSKSRLIAVAAYSLSGSGNGIVVNKDSPYYELADLKGKLVSVPFGSAAHGMVLKAMQDRGYPADFFQLVSQTPEVGSTNLQEKKIDAHADFVPFAELLPLRGSARKIFDGVETNLPTWHGVVVRTDFAEKYPEVVVAYIKAIIAANQWLRADPKTAAEKIQEWTGINKEVVYIFLGPGGNMTLDPTIKPPLIDAAAADVKVLQNLGRMKEFDPKKWVDDSFIRKAYAEMKLDYDAQLASTTNYEISGEDKFCKKPITRPRKSGEVWVDDEGILPFSSAMCTLGAYADFTAKGKKIDVAYVFDTARGIKLFADQAFFVVASGDIAPFLLKKDAEAYAAKNNGKVLGFDDAVKAAVSGGKT from the coding sequence ATGGTCCGCCACGTTCCAGCACTCTCGATAGCGATGTCCGTAGCGTCCCTAGCGCTGATGCTCGCGCAGCCGGCCAAAGCGGAAACCGTCACGATCGGCATCGGCACACAGGACACCACAACGAACACAGTCACCACCGGCCTCGTGATCCGTCAACTGCATCTGCTGGAGAAGTACCTGCCGACCAACGGCAAATACGCCAACATCAAGTTCGATCTCGAATGGCAGAATTTCACCTCCGGGCCTCCTCTCACCAACGCGATGATGGCGGACAAGCTGCAGTTCGGCGCGATGGGAGACTATCCGCTCATTGTGAACGGCTTCACCTTTGAAAATAACCCTGATAGCAAGAGCCGTTTGATCGCCGTTGCAGCTTACAGCCTCTCGGGTTCGGGCAACGGCATCGTCGTAAACAAGGACTCGCCGTACTACGAACTCGCCGACCTCAAGGGGAAGCTCGTCAGTGTTCCCTTCGGCTCGGCCGCGCACGGCATGGTGCTGAAGGCGATGCAGGATCGCGGCTATCCCGCCGACTTCTTCCAGCTGGTCAGCCAGACGCCTGAAGTCGGTTCGACCAATTTGCAGGAGAAGAAGATCGACGCGCACGCCGACTTCGTGCCGTTCGCGGAACTGCTGCCGCTCCGCGGTTCCGCACGGAAGATCTTCGACGGCGTGGAAACCAACCTGCCGACCTGGCATGGCGTCGTTGTCCGCACGGATTTTGCCGAGAAATATCCCGAAGTCGTCGTCGCCTACATAAAGGCGATCATCGCCGCCAACCAATGGCTGCGCGCCGATCCGAAAACGGCGGCCGAGAAGATCCAGGAATGGACAGGGATCAACAAGGAAGTCGTCTACATCTTCCTTGGGCCGGGCGGCAACATGACGCTCGATCCGACCATCAAGCCGCCCCTGATTGATGCCGCAGCGGCAGACGTCAAGGTGCTGCAGAATCTCGGGCGAATGAAGGAGTTTGATCCGAAGAAATGGGTCGACGATTCCTTCATCCGCAAGGCCTATGCCGAGATGAAGCTCGACTATGATGCCCAGCTTGCCAGCACGACGAACTACGAGATCTCTGGCGAAGACAAGTTCTGCAAGAAGCCGATTACGAGGCCGCGCAAATCGGGCGAAGTGTGGGTCGATGACGAGGGGATCCTTCCCTTCAGCAGCGCCATGTGCACGCTTGGGGCCTACGCGGATTTCACGGCCAAAGGCAAGAAGATCGACGTCGCCTATGTCTTCGATACCGCGCGCGGGATCAAGCTGTTCGCCGATCAGGCCTTCTTCGTGGTGGCCAGCGGCGATATCGCGCCGTTCCTCCTGAAGAAGGATGCCGAAGCCTACGCCGCCAAGAACAACGGCAAGGTCCTTGGGTTTGACGATGCAGTGAAGGCCGCCGTGAGCGGAGGAAAAACGTGA
- a CDS encoding Crp/Fnr family transcriptional regulator — protein MLQVASAVRGGAPSAACSARTAASSSLLLTESQQWIGGPPPLMEKLTPREREIVLKQGRRKVLNRGQTLFSQGAKHDGIYLIESGRIRVFYTSPLGREITLAYWRAGNFVGGPEVFGGGIHQWSGVASSNCSVVQLPGKELRTLATEIPNLAIGLIEGLTFKGKCYSALAQMLGTRSITQRLAHLLLHLMNLYGVEDPDGVAIAAAFTHADLAHMVGATRQWVTISLKRMQDKQIVLTKRSQIVVRRPDVLEEMRGQASD, from the coding sequence ATGTTGCAGGTAGCAAGCGCAGTGCGCGGAGGCGCGCCTTCGGCGGCCTGTTCCGCGAGGACTGCCGCAAGTTCTTCGCTGCTTCTCACCGAAAGCCAGCAATGGATCGGCGGCCCGCCGCCATTGATGGAAAAGCTCACGCCACGAGAGCGGGAAATCGTTCTAAAGCAGGGACGCCGTAAGGTTCTCAATCGCGGCCAGACGCTGTTCAGTCAGGGCGCGAAGCATGACGGCATCTATCTCATTGAGAGCGGCCGAATCCGCGTGTTCTACACCTCGCCGCTCGGGCGCGAGATCACCCTCGCCTATTGGCGTGCCGGCAACTTCGTCGGCGGTCCGGAAGTGTTCGGCGGCGGCATTCATCAATGGTCCGGAGTGGCCTCAAGCAATTGCAGCGTCGTGCAGCTTCCCGGAAAGGAGCTGCGAACGCTGGCGACCGAGATTCCAAATCTTGCGATCGGTCTGATCGAAGGGCTTACTTTCAAAGGCAAATGCTACTCAGCACTGGCGCAGATGCTGGGAACCCGCTCGATCACGCAGCGGCTCGCGCATCTGCTGCTGCATCTCATGAATCTCTATGGCGTCGAGGATCCCGACGGCGTCGCGATCGCCGCGGCCTTTACCCATGCCGACCTGGCGCACATGGTGGGCGCAACCCGACAATGGGTCACCATCAGCCTCAAGCGGATGCAGGACAAGCAGATCGTGCTGACGAAACGGTCCCAGATCGTCGTCCGCCGACCGGACGTGCTTGAGGAAATGCGCGGGCAGGCCTCGGATTAA
- a CDS encoding gamma-butyrobetaine hydroxylase-like domain-containing protein: MVAPTVMDCEVSPDLASLSMTTSDERRLTLTAEALRAACKCAHCTRARFDGRFPQSFPGIAIVEVADLGYGLNISFSDRHNRGIYPKVYLLGLTDS; this comes from the coding sequence ATGGTTGCGCCGACGGTGATGGATTGCGAAGTGAGTCCCGATCTGGCGTCGCTTTCGATGACCACATCGGATGAACGGCGCCTCACGCTGACGGCGGAAGCGCTTCGTGCGGCCTGCAAATGCGCCCACTGCACTCGCGCGCGTTTCGATGGGCGCTTTCCCCAGAGCTTTCCTGGCATCGCCATCGTTGAGGTGGCCGATCTGGGTTACGGCCTGAACATTTCCTTCTCGGACAGACACAACCGCGGCATCTATCCCAAAGTCTACTTATTGGGGCTCACGGACAGTTGA
- a CDS encoding ferredoxin--NADP reductase has protein sequence MSAFQKETVLSVKHWTDSLFSFTATRDPGFRFQNGQFAMIGLEVEGRPLVRAYSMASANHEEALEFFSIKVADGPLTSRLQKIREGDTILVGRKATGTLITGNLIPGKRLLLLSTGTGLAPFASLIKDPDVYDNYEAIILGHGCRQVSELAYGERLVENLQQDEFFGPLIADKLIYYPTVTREPFRNRGRLTDLIASNQLFTDIGLSGLDLDTDRVMLCGSPGMLEELHAMFTSRGLTEGNHSEPGHFVIEKAFVER, from the coding sequence ATGAGCGCCTTTCAGAAGGAGACGGTTCTTTCAGTGAAACACTGGACCGATTCCCTGTTCAGCTTCACCGCGACGCGCGATCCCGGGTTTCGCTTCCAGAACGGCCAATTCGCCATGATCGGACTCGAGGTGGAAGGTCGGCCGCTGGTGCGAGCCTACAGCATGGCGAGTGCCAATCACGAGGAAGCGCTTGAGTTCTTTAGCATCAAGGTTGCCGACGGCCCGCTGACGTCGCGCCTGCAGAAGATCAGGGAAGGCGACACGATCCTGGTCGGCCGCAAGGCCACCGGCACGCTGATCACCGGAAACCTCATTCCCGGAAAGCGGCTGTTGCTGCTATCGACCGGCACGGGCCTCGCGCCGTTTGCCAGCCTCATCAAGGATCCGGACGTTTACGACAATTACGAAGCCATCATTCTGGGGCATGGTTGCCGTCAGGTCTCCGAGCTCGCCTATGGCGAGCGTCTCGTCGAGAATCTCCAGCAGGATGAGTTCTTCGGGCCCCTGATCGCTGACAAGCTGATCTACTATCCGACCGTGACGCGCGAGCCGTTCCGCAATCGTGGCCGCCTCACCGATCTGATTGCTTCGAACCAGCTTTTTACGGATATCGGCCTTTCGGGACTCGATCTCGATACCGACCGCGTCATGCTGTGTGGAAGTCCCGGCATGCTGGAAGAACTCCACGCAATGTTCACCAGCCGCGGCCTTACCGAAGGCAACCACAGCGAGCCCGGCCACTTCGTCATCGAGAAGGCTTTCGTTGAGCGATGA
- a CDS encoding fumarate reductase/succinate dehydrogenase flavoprotein subunit — protein MAMDEIVGGSSEVSCDVLVIGGGTAGPMAALKAKLENPKANVVLLEKANVKRSGAISMGMDGLNNAVIPGYATPEQYTKEITIANDGIVDQKAVYKYAQNCYNIIEELDSFGIRFLKNENGDYAVKKVHHIGTYVLPMPNGDTVKKALYRQLRRARILISNRYMATRLLTSSDGRVAGAISVNTRTAELLVIKAKAVILCMGAAGRLGLPTSGYMFGTYENAANSGDGYAMAYHAGAALANLECFQINPLIKDYNGPACAYVAGPFGAFTANNEGSRFIECDYWSGQMMLEFYNELLSGKGPVFLQLKHLHEKTIEEIESTLHKVERPTRGLFQKGRGNDYRTESIEMHISEIGFCSGHSASGVFVDDFARTTVPGLYAAGDMASVPHNYMLGAFTNGSVAGIDAMEFAQNHDFAEFDVADVAREHDRVMAPTKREDGIPPNQIEYKARRLVNDYLQPPKVTRKFELGQRRLTEVREDMEQRMIARNSHELLRALETQSILDCADMAAHASLYREESRWGLYHLRTDFPEKDNENWFCHTLLSKKNGKMTCEKRAVQPYVVPIADDEKDLYDKQRIRASA, from the coding sequence ATGGCCATGGATGAGATAGTCGGCGGATCTTCGGAAGTGTCCTGCGACGTGCTCGTGATCGGCGGCGGCACCGCTGGACCGATGGCGGCGTTGAAGGCAAAGCTAGAAAATCCGAAGGCGAATGTCGTTCTCCTGGAGAAGGCGAACGTCAAGCGCTCGGGCGCCATCTCGATGGGGATGGATGGGCTGAACAACGCCGTCATTCCCGGCTATGCGACGCCCGAGCAATACACCAAGGAAATCACGATTGCGAACGACGGCATCGTCGACCAGAAGGCGGTCTATAAATACGCACAGAATTGCTACAATATAATCGAAGAACTCGACAGTTTCGGCATTCGCTTTCTCAAGAATGAGAATGGCGACTACGCGGTCAAGAAGGTGCACCACATCGGCACCTACGTCCTTCCGATGCCGAATGGCGATACCGTGAAGAAGGCGCTCTACCGCCAGCTTCGGCGCGCCCGGATCCTGATTTCGAACCGCTACATGGCAACGCGGTTACTCACCTCGAGCGACGGGCGCGTGGCCGGTGCGATCAGCGTCAACACGCGTACCGCGGAACTCCTCGTCATCAAGGCGAAGGCCGTCATCCTGTGCATGGGCGCCGCCGGCCGCCTTGGTCTGCCGACCTCGGGCTACATGTTCGGGACTTACGAGAACGCCGCCAATTCCGGCGACGGTTACGCGATGGCCTATCATGCGGGCGCTGCGCTCGCGAACCTCGAATGTTTCCAGATCAATCCGCTGATCAAGGATTACAACGGACCCGCCTGCGCATATGTCGCGGGGCCGTTCGGCGCGTTCACGGCGAATAACGAGGGATCGCGGTTCATCGAGTGCGACTACTGGTCGGGCCAGATGATGCTCGAATTCTATAACGAGCTGCTCTCGGGCAAGGGTCCGGTATTCCTCCAGCTAAAACATCTTCACGAGAAGACGATCGAGGAGATCGAGTCGACGCTCCACAAGGTCGAACGGCCGACGCGCGGACTGTTCCAGAAGGGGCGGGGCAACGACTACCGCACGGAATCGATCGAGATGCACATCTCCGAGATCGGCTTTTGCTCTGGCCACAGCGCATCCGGCGTGTTCGTCGACGACTTCGCGCGCACGACGGTGCCCGGGCTTTACGCCGCCGGTGACATGGCAAGCGTCCCGCACAACTACATGCTGGGTGCGTTCACCAACGGATCTGTTGCCGGCATCGATGCGATGGAATTTGCCCAAAACCACGACTTCGCGGAGTTCGATGTCGCCGACGTCGCCAGGGAGCACGACCGTGTGATGGCGCCGACCAAGCGCGAGGACGGCATCCCTCCGAACCAGATCGAGTACAAGGCGCGCCGCCTGGTCAACGACTATCTGCAGCCGCCGAAGGTCACGCGCAAGTTCGAACTCGGCCAGCGTCGCCTTACGGAGGTGCGGGAGGATATGGAGCAGCGCATGATCGCGCGCAACTCGCACGAATTGCTGCGCGCGCTCGAGACCCAGTCGATCCTCGATTGCGCCGACATGGCGGCCCACGCCTCGCTGTACCGCGAGGAAAGCCGCTGGGGCCTCTATCACCTCCGAACCGACTTTCCGGAGAAGGATAACGAGAACTGGTTCTGCCACACGCTTCTGAGCAAGAAGAACGGCAAGATGACCTGCGAGAAGCGGGCCGTGCAGCCCTACGTGGTGCCGATCGCCGATGACGAGAAGGACCTCTACGACAAGCAGCGCATCCGCGCCAGCGCCTGA
- a CDS encoding 4Fe-4S dicluster domain-containing protein, which yields MPLASYQTSVPVVVDDAKCIADKGCTVCVDVCPLDVLRISDMTGKAYMAYDECWYCMPCEADCPTGAVTVNIPYLLR from the coding sequence ATGCCTCTCGCCAGTTACCAGACCTCCGTTCCGGTCGTCGTCGATGACGCCAAGTGCATCGCTGACAAGGGCTGCACGGTATGCGTCGATGTTTGCCCGCTCGACGTGCTTCGCATCAGCGACATGACCGGCAAGGCCTATATGGCGTACGATGAATGCTGGTATTGCATGCCATGCGAGGCCGATTGCCCGACCGGCGCCGTTACCGTCAACATTCCCTATCTGTTGAGGTAG